The DNA region AATATGATGTTCATGAGAAAGCGGATGATACGGATTGCCGGCAATGCGCAGCACCCTGTTGGTTTGCTGGTCGACGCGCACCCTGACGCCGCACTGCGTCCAGCAGCCGAAACACTGGGTCATGGCGATGGTTTGCTGCGTATTCTGCTGCCAGCGCGGGTGCGCGTTGGCTTCAGGGGCAAGCGCGTTACCCACGATGCGATCGCGGGTGATTTTACCGGAGGTGCCGTTGGTCAAGCCATCAATGGCGCGTTTCGCCACGTCACGATAGCTGAGGGCGAACGTCGCCATACCGCCGACGGCCAGGCCGACTTTGAGCCACTGACGACGGGTTAAATTAGCCATGTTGCAATCTCCTTGCGAGTCCGTTCACGCCTTCGCGAACAATAATAAGCAGCGCTATCCACAGACCAAAGGTACCGAGGATGGCAAGCCAGCCGTCGGTACCGGCGGGCAGGGTGTACGGGTTGAACTGGGCGTTGAATTTTGGCAGCGTCTGCCCCTGAATCAGCAGAGTCCAGCGCATCAGCCAGCACAGCGCCATCGCGCTCAACGCCAGCAGGCTGCGCAGCGGTAATGACAACGGACGACTCAGGGCGATAACGCTAAAGAGCAGTGAAACCAGCCAGAATGCCAGCCAACCAAAGGCGTAATGGCGGGCCGATGCGGAGATCGTAAGCCACTGGCGGATTGCCGTACCGGAAAGCGTATTGCCGCTAACCCAGAAAATGATGACGATTGCGAGGGCGAGCAGCGTCAGCAGTTGCCCAAGGGCGAGTCGTTTTTGCGACAGGAAATCATTGCGCATCCCGACGATTAACAGGGCAAAAAAGGTCTGTAATGCGCTCAGGAACATCGCCAGCACAAAGGCGTAGCTGAACCAGACGGGACGAGCCTGAACGACGGAGACTTCGCGTCCGGTATAGATCAGCAATCCCGTCGCGGCGAGCGCGCTGGCAAAGGCGAACCATTTTGTGACGGCGTAACTTTTCCCGGTAAGCTGTTTATAAACTTGCGCCAGAAACCAGAGTCCGAGAAACGCGGTGAACAGCGGTAAGAACAGTGCGCCCCACGGCATCCACGACCACGGCGTAGGATATGCGTAAAAATGCCAGACGCGGGCCGTCTGGTGGAGATCGGCGGTCAGCGCCAGGGGGGCGGTAATGGCGCAGGTCAGGGCAATCAACAGCGTCAGGCTTTCCAGCGTCGGGGCGGTTTTTTTGCGCCAGTGCAGCACGCAGCCAAACAGCGCCGCACAGGCGGCAATGCCGATAAAAAAGAAGTACTGTACCGCCCAGGGAAGCCAACTGACCGCCTGTGGACGGGCCAGCACCTCTTCAATGATTAAGGGTTGCATTATCAGACCTCCTGCCAGAGCGCGGGTTGCGCGCGTCCCATCAACGGGGTGACAAACGCCTCATCCAGTCCCAGATAGAAAACGTGGGGCGCGGTGTTATTTTCCGGCTTCAGTACGTTGATGGCGTCGTGATGGGTGCGGATCAATTGCGAAATCCGGCTTTGCGGATCGCGGATGTCGCCGATGATGCGCGCGCCGCCTACACAGGACTCCACGCAGGCGGGGAGAAGTCCGGCCTCCAGGCGGTGCACGCAAAACGTGCATTTATCGGCGGTCTGTGTCTCATGATTGATAAAACGCGCATCGTAGGGACAGGCCTGCACACAGTAAGCGCAACCGACGCAGCGGGTGTTATCGACCACGACGATGCCGTCCTCGCGTTGAAACGTGGCCTGCACCGGACAAACCGGCACGCAGGGCGGATTATCGCAGTGGTTACACAGACGCGGTAACAGCACGTTGGTCACCTCATCCGCCACCTGGACCTGATACTGATTCACATGGGTACGAAACTCGCCCTGCGGCGTCTGATTTTCAATCGCGCAACTGACGGTGCAGGCCTGACAGCCGATGCAGCGGCGCAGATCGATAAGCATCGCGTAACGCTGCTGTGTGGAGCCGCCATGACGTTCAGGTGAAAAAGGAAATTTTGCCTGCGCCAGCGGAACCAGCGACGCGCCTGCGGTCAGGACGCCCAGTTGCTGGAGAAACTGCCGTTTACTGCTGTCCATTTTTTCTCCCGTTTCAAGGCAACAACGAAACATTTGTCACGCCATTGGTTTGCGTGTGATGAATAAAGAATGTCGATGATTTACAGTGTAAAAATCGGAGTGGGGCAGCTCTATTGTGGTTAACCACATACCCGGCGGGTTGTTGATCTAAAACAACATAATCAACAGGGATAATGGTGTGAGACGTAAAACGGTGAAGGGGCTAACGCTGCTGGCGTCGGCCTTAATGTTCAGTGGCGCAGCGCTGGCGGGCTCATGGAATATCGGGATTCTGGCGATGCGCGGAGAGGTCTCCACCCGCAACCACTGGCAGCCGCTGGAAACCCTGCTTAACCAACAGCTTCCCGGAGAACAGTTCCACATCCTGCCGCTGGATCTGCATCAGATGCAGGCGGCGGTGAACAACGGACGCGTACAATTTGTGGTGACCAACCCGGCGCAGTTTGTGCAACTGAACAGTCGTTCGCCGCTGCGCTGGCTGGCGTCTTTGCGTTCCGCGCGTGGGACGGGCAACGTCATTGGCAGTGCGATCCTCACCCGGCGCGACAGCGGTATCACCGCCGCGCACGATCTGATCGGTAAAACGGTAGGGGCTATCGATCCCCAGGCATTCGGCGGCTATCTGCTGGGATATAAAGCGCTGAGCGACGCCGGTCTGCGCCCCGAGCGCGACCTCAACCTGCGTTTTACCGGTTTTCCGGCCGATGCGCTTCTCTATCTGCTCCGTGAAAAAGCGGTACAGGCGGTGATTGTCCCGGTCTGCCTGCTGGAAAAAATGGACGAAGAGGGACTGGTTGATAAAAACGACTTCGTCGCGGTGCTCAACCGTCCCGGAGACATCGCCTGTTTAACCAGTACGCCGCTCTATCCCGACTGGTCATTCGCCGCGTTGCCTGCGGTGAGCGATGCGCTGGCCGATCGCGTCACCCGCGCGCTGCTGGCGGCGCCAGACACCGCGGCGTTTCACTGGGGTGCGCCGGCGTCGACCAGTCAGGTGGAGGCGTTGCTGCGCGACGTACAGCAGCATCCACAACAGCGGCGTTTGTGGCTGGATGTGAAAAGCTGGCTGATACAGCATCAGTGGCTGATGGGCGGGACAGCGCTTACCCTGTTATTGCTGACCCTGAACTATATCTGGGTCATGCTGCTGGTGCGCCGACGGGGTAAACAGCTTGAACGCAACGGCGTCCAGTTGCGCCAGCAGGAACTGGCGCTGGAAACGGCCAGGCAAATGAGCGTTCTTGGCGAAATGACCTCCGGGTTTGCGCATGAACTGAATCAACCGCTGTCGGCAATCCGCCATTATGCACAGGGTTGTCTGATTCGCCTGCAGTCGCAGGATCCGTCGCACGCGTTACTGCCGGCGCTGGAGCATATTGATCAACAGGCGCAGCGCGGGGCTGATACGCTGCGTAATCTGCGACGCTGGGTGAGTCAGGCCCAGGGAAGTCCGATCCGCACGGAGGAATGGGAGAACATCAGCATTCATGAGGCGGTTCATCATGTCTGGCAGTTGTTACGCATGGCGCAGCAGTTCCCGACATTAACCTTACACAGCAATATCGATCGCGCGCTGACGATTTCGCTCCCGCCGGTGCTGCTGGAGCAGGTGCTGGCCAATTTGATCCTCAATGCGGCGCAGGCGGGTGCCACCACGCTGTGGATTGATGCTTCATCTTCGCCAGAGGGCGTGCGCGTGACGTTGCAGGATAATGGTGGCGGCATTGACGATGTTTTACTGCATCAGGCCTTTCAGCCCTTTATGACCAGCCGGAAAGAGGGAATGGGGCTGGGGTTGGTTATCTGCCAACGACTGGTGCGCTACGGTCAGGGGGAGATCGGTCTGCGTAATCAGACCGCGCCTGACGGGCTACCCGGTGTGGCGGTGGGACTGGATTTTACACAACGGGAGGAAAAGG from Citrobacter amalonaticus Y19 includes:
- the ttrB gene encoding tetrathionate reductase subunit TtrB, which produces MDSSKRQFLQQLGVLTAGASLVPLAQAKFPFSPERHGGSTQQRYAMLIDLRRCIGCQACTVSCAIENQTPQGEFRTHVNQYQVQVADEVTNVLLPRLCNHCDNPPCVPVCPVQATFQREDGIVVVDNTRCVGCAYCVQACPYDARFINHETQTADKCTFCVHRLEAGLLPACVESCVGGARIIGDIRDPQSRISQLIRTHHDAINVLKPENNTAPHVFYLGLDEAFVTPLMGRAQPALWQEV
- the ttrC gene encoding tetrathionate reductase subunit TtrC, with translation MMQPLIIEEVLARPQAVSWLPWAVQYFFFIGIAACAALFGCVLHWRKKTAPTLESLTLLIALTCAITAPLALTADLHQTARVWHFYAYPTPWSWMPWGALFLPLFTAFLGLWFLAQVYKQLTGKSYAVTKWFAFASALAATGLLIYTGREVSVVQARPVWFSYAFVLAMFLSALQTFFALLIVGMRNDFLSQKRLALGQLLTLLALAIVIIFWVSGNTLSGTAIRQWLTISASARHYAFGWLAFWLVSLLFSVIALSRPLSLPLRSLLALSAMALCWLMRWTLLIQGQTLPKFNAQFNPYTLPAGTDGWLAILGTFGLWIALLIIVREGVNGLARRLQHG
- the ttrS gene encoding tetrathionate respiration histidine kinase TtrS, with protein sequence MRRKTVKGLTLLASALMFSGAALAGSWNIGILAMRGEVSTRNHWQPLETLLNQQLPGEQFHILPLDLHQMQAAVNNGRVQFVVTNPAQFVQLNSRSPLRWLASLRSARGTGNVIGSAILTRRDSGITAAHDLIGKTVGAIDPQAFGGYLLGYKALSDAGLRPERDLNLRFTGFPADALLYLLREKAVQAVIVPVCLLEKMDEEGLVDKNDFVAVLNRPGDIACLTSTPLYPDWSFAALPAVSDALADRVTRALLAAPDTAAFHWGAPASTSQVEALLRDVQQHPQQRRLWLDVKSWLIQHQWLMGGTALTLLLLTLNYIWVMLLVRRRGKQLERNGVQLRQQELALETARQMSVLGEMTSGFAHELNQPLSAIRHYAQGCLIRLQSQDPSHALLPALEHIDQQAQRGADTLRNLRRWVSQAQGSPIRTEEWENISIHEAVHHVWQLLRMAQQFPTLTLHSNIDRALTISLPPVLLEQVLANLILNAAQAGATTLWIDASSSPEGVRVTLQDNGGGIDDVLLHQAFQPFMTSRKEGMGLGLVICQRLVRYGQGEIGLRNQTAPDGLPGVAVGLDFTQREEKGGNGDDSLTG